A segment of the Pseudomonas serboccidentalis genome:
TTAACCACTCCTGATCTTGATTCAAAAAAATTACTTCGCGTCCTGCACAACCATGGAAACCTTGCCCAAGCTCACCTGAACAGAAGGATCCATATTTTCAAAACTGACTTGAGCCCCCTCAACCTCGGAGGTCAGGCTCAAAAAGAGTTCATTATCTCCCTGCGCGTAGCGCTCGGCAAACTCCACCGGTCGCCCGTCCTTCACCCCTTGAATCTTGAGTATGCCTGAGGCGCTTGCCTTCAGGGAAACCCGCACAGTGCGCAACCCTTTCGACGAATCCGCCCACGTAAGAGCGAAGGGCCCCTTCAGATCCAAATTACCGCTCGTGGTGAGGGCTGGGGATTCATTGGCCACGTTGACACGGGCGCCCTGGCTCACAGCAAGATCATAGTTATTAGCGGATAACCACAAGTAACTCTCGCTCAAAACGTTATCGAGATGACGCTCAGTCATCACGTAGAGCACAACATCCGGTTTGTACTTTTCAATCAGAGCCGGAACATTGGGAGCGAGCGACTGATTGTCGATGTTATGCCGAACTTGAATCGTTTCATAAAAAGCCGCTTGCAAATATGGCGACAGTGAGTCACCCATCGAATCCCGCAATACCAACGCTCTCAAGCGTTTTTTCGCCGATTCATTGCGAGTATTTCTCGGTAGATCCAATAGACCTGTGTGCGTACTGCCAGGCACGACCTGAGCCGAGCCGTCATCAGCCACAATCGCAAATTCAGGCAAAGGAGAAGCCAGCTTGGGCATCGTCCAAGGATTGGGTTCCGGCAGGCTGATCATTGCCTTGAATTCACTACCGTAATTAGGATTGACGACAGCACCATCAGCTGGAGGAACGTACAGATCCATAAATTTCGGATTGAGGGTGGCCAGCTTTTTGCTGATTTCCTTCCAGCCTACCCAAGCGCCAAAATCCGTCCAATGACTATTGAATGGGGAATAGGTATCTCCAATTGAGCGAGCCTGTTGCAGACTTGGACGCAGATCAATCAACGGCAGATGCTGCGGCGAACTTAGTAACTGATCGAATATGTGAGTGCCAATGCGTCCTTCGGACCACTGAGGGAGCTTGTCCGGATAAATAGACCACTTGGCTGGCGCGACAACAAACAACATCGGGATATTGCGATGAGCCAACCATTGTTCTTGGCCCCCAACCGTGCCGTTCCAGGCGCTCAGCTCAACTTCATTATAGTGACGACGTCCGAGAGCCTGTGACATGTTTTTGTTGAAGAAGTCCCCAAGAAAAACCCAACCGTCACGCCCCACAACAGCAATAGCCTTGTCATTAGTCGTCCCGAGAGCGTAAAGAAAACTCGAGTAGCCCTCGACGGCGTTGTTCCAAAGCGGTGTGGTTCTGCGAATTCCATCCCTCAGATTTGCCCATTCACCAGGATGCTTGATGATGGATTTGATCGCAGGAGCGAATTGGGGAGAAAACATCACCGCAATGCCGGGCACGCACAGGGCGAGCATGAACAACCCAATGATGACCCGTGGGGTAAATATTGATCTCATATATTAAAACCGGAAGTAGAGAAAAGGGCTGTATGCACCGGAAAGAACTTTCATGCTTGCAAGCAGGAAGAGTGAACCGAGTCCAAATACGCCAACAACAAGTCGTTGACTGGATGATAGACGATCACACAGCCATCTATAGACCGGGAAGCTGAGAATTGCCCCGGCAACCAAGGCCAATAACAATCCGTTGCTCATATACTCGGCGACTACGTAATTTTCCGGGCCGCTTCGGAGGTTCAACATCAAGGCACTCATGTGGAACGCATGCTCGAATGTTTCAGAGCGGAACAGTACCCAGCCGAAAACCACCACTGCAAGGGTATATAACCAACGCAGCACGAAAGGTATTCCGCGGCCCTCCATATTGGTGAAGCGCTCGATAACAAGGAAAAGACCATGCCATAGGCCCCAGGCAACGAAAGTCCATGAAGCGCCGTGCCATAACCCTGTCAGAATGAAAACCGCCATAAGATTTACGTAAGTTCGAGCAGCGCCAGTTCGGTTCCCGCCCAAAGGCACATAGACGTAATCGCGAAACCACCCGGACAAGGTCATATGCCAGCGGCGCCAGAAGTCGCGAATAGACGCTGCCTTATAAGGGTA
Coding sequences within it:
- a CDS encoding alginate O-acetyltransferase AlgX-related protein — encoded protein: MLALCVPGIAVMFSPQFAPAIKSIIKHPGEWANLRDGIRRTTPLWNNAVEGYSSFLYALGTTNDKAIAVVGRDGWVFLGDFFNKNMSQALGRRHYNEVELSAWNGTVGGQEQWLAHRNIPMLFVVAPAKWSIYPDKLPQWSEGRIGTHIFDQLLSSPQHLPLIDLRPSLQQARSIGDTYSPFNSHWTDFGAWVGWKEISKKLATLNPKFMDLYVPPADGAVVNPNYGSEFKAMISLPEPNPWTMPKLASPLPEFAIVADDGSAQVVPGSTHTGLLDLPRNTRNESAKKRLRALVLRDSMGDSLSPYLQAAFYETIQVRHNIDNQSLAPNVPALIEKYKPDVVLYVMTERHLDNVLSESYLWLSANNYDLAVSQGARVNVANESPALTTSGNLDLKGPFALTWADSSKGLRTVRVSLKASASGILKIQGVKDGRPVEFAERYAQGDNELFLSLTSEVEGAQVSFENMDPSVQVSLGKVSMVVQDAK